From Diospyros lotus cultivar Yz01 chromosome 4, ASM1463336v1, whole genome shotgun sequence, a single genomic window includes:
- the LOC127799356 gene encoding uncharacterized protein LOC127799356 isoform X4 codes for MYLVVKRVLKFGGKFVCLTLAESHVLGLLFPKFRYGWKISLHAIPQKPSDRHNLQTFMVIAEKEKSTVVHQIWSAINQSSLDYHGNQAHGLYEALEIENHIRVEYSNGSDILYSLEDLQLGAKGDLSELSPGRRVQLTLGQQGNSRFCYRSVLLDAQPKSSPFLYHCGVFLVPKARAQEWLFSSEDGQWMVVESAKAARLIMVILDSNYSTVSMDDIQKDLSPLVKQLAPRTEDSGAQIPFMAASDGIKQRKIVHQVTSPLTGPIIVDDVVYEKVDGNFNNLFPSKDLVFRRLTFQRMECLVQSEALLTQEGSQKILCETEQKKPRSSSKSKKRGNQRKIDYKASLNNELWEYLKVDHNYLASSYHTGIVAGFMLISSHLESASSTGIMVKTVVIGLGAGLLPIFLHRCLPILYIEVVELDPVVLDLARDYFGFREDSHLKVHITDGVQFVRGVANCNRADELITRRGNDDTICNMGPPSSNGSYTKTDAEGKGTNSIDILIVDVDSADSSSGLTCPALDFVEESFLSTVKNSLSEQGLFVINLVSRSSAVREMVISRMKMVRKDILSRGNIPLKHLFVFGYLFQIQLEEDVNEVLFALNTSSHFKEGCLEEGSCRLEKLLRSKNPERSQSIIDATKKIKYLG; via the exons ATGTATCTTGTT GTGAAAAGAGTTCTGAAATTTGGGGGGAAATTTGTATGTCTCACCTTGGCAGAATCTCATGTTTTGG GTCTGCTTTTCCCCAAGTTCCGTTATGGGTGGAAAATAAGTCTTCATGCCATACCTCAGAAGCCATCTGATAGACATAATCTACAGACCTTCATGGTGATCGCTGAGAAAGAGAAATCTACAGTAGTACACCAGATATGGTCAGCAATTAATCAGTCTTCTCTTGATTATCATGGGAATCAG GCACATGGGCTTTATGAAGCGCTTGAAATTGAGAACCATATTCGTGTGGAATACTCCAATGGTTCTGATATATTGTACTCACTTGAAGATCTGCAACTGGGAGCCAAAGGAGATCTGTCAGAGCTTAGTCCTGGTCGGAGGGTCCAGCTTACTCTGGGTCAACAGGGGAACTCACGTTTCTGTTACAGATCTGTACTTCTTGATGCTCAACCGAAGTCCAGTCCTTTCTTATATCATTGCGGGGTTTTCCTTGTACCTAAG GCTCGGGCTCAAGAGTGGTTGTTCTCTTCGGAAGATGGACAATGGATGGTTGTTGAAAGTGCCAAGGCAGCTCGTCTGATAATG GTTATATTGGACTCCAACTACAGTACTGTTAGCATGGATGATATTCAG aaAGATCTTTCTCCTCTGGTTAAACAGTTGGCTCCACGAACAGAAGACAGTGGAGCTCAAATTCC GTTTATGGCAGCAAGTGATGGGATCAAGCAACGGAAAATTGTTCACCAG GTAACATCTCCATTGACTGGACCAATCATTGTTGATGATGTGGTCTATGAAAAAGTTGATGGCAATTTCAATAATCTTTTTCCATCCAAAGATTTGGTGTTCCGTCGCCTTACATTTCAAAGAATGGAGTGTTTGGTGCAATCTGAAGCTTTGCTTACACAAGAAGGATCTCAGAAAATTCTTTGTGAAACAGAGCAGAAGAAACCCCGATCATCTTCTAAGTCAAAGAAGAGAGGAAACCAGAGAAAAATTGATTATAAAGCATCTCTAAATAATG AATTGTGGGAATATCTGAAAGTTGATCACAACTATTTGGCTAGTTCATATCATACTGGAATAGTTGCTGGGTTCATGCTGATTTCTTCTCATTTGGAGAGTGCATCATCAACTGGAATAATG GTCAAAACTGTTGTAATTGGTCTTGGTGCTGGGTTACTTCCTATATTCCTCCATAGATGTCTGCCTATTCTGTATATTGAG GTGGTGGAGTTAGATCCCGTGGTTCTAGATCTTGCAAGGGACTACTTTGGTTTCAGGGAAGATAGTCATTTAAAG GTGCACATCACCGATGGTGTTCAATTTGTTAGAGGAGTTGCAAATTGCAACAGAGCGGATGAGCTCATTACTAGACGTGGGAATGATGACACCATCTGCAACATGGGACCCCCTTCCTCAAATGGTAGCTACACTAAAACAGATGCAGAAGGCAAAGGGACTAATAGTATCGACATACTCATTGTTGACGTGGACTCTGCAGACTCTAG CTCAGGCCTAACCTGCCCTGCTTTGGATTTTGTGGAAGAGTCCTTTCTATCTACCGTAAAGAATTCACTTTCTGAGCAAGGTCTCTTTGTTATTAATTTGGTCTCAAGATCCTCAGCAGTCAGGGAGATGGTTATTTCAAGGATGAAAATGGTGAGAAAAGACATACTTTCACGGGGAAATATTCCCCTAAAACATTTGTTT GTATTTGGCTACCTTTTTCAGATTCAGCTGGAAGAAGATGTGAATGAAGTTCTTTTTGCTCTTAATACAAGTAGTCATTTCAAGGAGGGTTGCCTCGAGGAAGGTTCTTGTCGCCTGGAGAAACTCCTTAGGTCTAAAAACCCAGAGAGAAGCCAAAGCATTATAGATGCCACTAAGAAGATAAAGTATCTAGGGTGA